The Desulfohalovibrio reitneri genome contains a region encoding:
- the thiC gene encoding phosphomethylpyrimidine synthase ThiC, translated as MSILRTNAALAELAQRWLPELCPLEGLAPREASKAIEAGTMVLLGNPAHPDLRPCFIGQPSRVKVNANIGTSPLASDAEAEAEKLRAAYDAGADAVMDLSTAGDLDAIRLGMLRATPLPLGTVPIYAAVQPLLDSGGDAADLSPDDLLAEIEKEAKQGVDFMTVHCGVTREGAAAAEDRLCGVVSRGGSILARWMRAHGRENPLFERYDEILEVAREHNVTLSLGDGLRPGAGHDAGDAAQTLEVIALGRLQARALEYGVQCMIEGPGHVPLQEVEAQVRTIKRLTNNAPLYVLGPLCTDSAPGYDHIAGAIGGATGVRAGVDFLCYLTPAEHLTLPDASDVRQGVMASRVAAQVGEVALGRPAAVERDRAISAARKALDWDGMASLALDPEMVRKRREAHAQEKECAMCGKFCAFKMQQP; from the coding sequence ATGTCCATACTCCGCACCAACGCCGCCCTGGCCGAGCTTGCCCAGCGGTGGCTGCCCGAACTCTGCCCACTGGAAGGACTCGCCCCCCGGGAAGCATCCAAGGCCATCGAAGCCGGGACCATGGTTCTGCTGGGCAACCCCGCCCACCCGGACCTGCGCCCCTGCTTCATCGGCCAGCCCTCCAGGGTGAAGGTCAACGCCAACATCGGCACCTCGCCCCTGGCCTCGGACGCCGAGGCGGAGGCCGAAAAGCTGCGAGCCGCCTACGACGCCGGGGCCGACGCGGTCATGGACCTGTCCACCGCGGGCGACCTGGACGCCATTCGCCTGGGCATGCTCCGCGCCACTCCCCTGCCCCTGGGCACGGTGCCCATCTACGCCGCGGTGCAGCCGCTGCTGGACTCCGGCGGGGACGCGGCCGATCTTTCCCCGGATGACCTGCTGGCCGAAATCGAGAAGGAAGCCAAACAGGGCGTGGACTTCATGACCGTGCACTGCGGCGTCACCCGCGAGGGCGCGGCCGCGGCAGAGGACCGGCTCTGCGGCGTGGTCTCGCGCGGCGGCTCCATCCTGGCCCGCTGGATGCGCGCCCACGGCCGGGAGAACCCCCTCTTCGAACGCTACGACGAGATTCTGGAAGTCGCCCGCGAGCACAACGTCACCCTCTCGCTGGGCGACGGCCTGCGCCCCGGCGCGGGGCACGACGCGGGCGACGCCGCCCAGACCCTTGAGGTCATCGCCCTGGGCCGCCTGCAGGCCCGCGCCCTGGAGTACGGGGTGCAGTGCATGATCGAGGGGCCGGGCCATGTGCCCCTGCAAGAGGTGGAGGCGCAGGTGCGCACCATCAAGCGGCTGACCAACAACGCCCCGCTTTACGTCCTCGGCCCCCTGTGCACCGACTCAGCCCCCGGCTACGACCACATCGCCGGAGCCATCGGCGGAGCCACCGGGGTGCGCGCCGGAGTGGACTTCCTTTGCTACCTGACCCCGGCCGAACACCTCACCCTGCCCGACGCCTCGGACGTGCGGCAGGGCGTCATGGCCTCCCGCGTGGCCGCCCAGGTGGGCGAGGTGGCCCTGGGCCGCCCGGCCGCCGTGGAGCGCGACCGGGCCATCTCCGCCGCCCGCAAGGCGCTGGACTGGGACGGCATGGCCTCCCTGGCCCTGGACCCCGAGATGGTCCGCAAGCGCCGCGAGGCGCACGCCCAGGAGAAGGAGTGCGCCATGTGCGGCAAATTCTGCGCCTTCAAAATGCAGCAGCCGTAG
- a CDS encoding sialidase family protein, which produces MRSLHGRSDRRVVIDDRPGHYLSFPDVLALKDGLLLCVYRETEGHHTPRRQRLLLRESPDGGRSWGEARILHPRAAHCPRIARLDACELAVINEAGRCLHLSLDEGRTWATQEAGGLAHDMLDRPMALDGERVLTCGHTHRGQAAQPRIAQAPAEQMAYLSYNRGRSFQPLSVLNHDPCLVLCEASLTRLPDGRILALLRENSGVYEPMYFVVSEDEGHTWSDPRPTPLIGHRPTVGLTASGKLLVTYRDVGPEPGVAAWLGDLSELGEFAVHGAAGGECAVIGDALECGAGARYALRPLTDPASARAELELDAEVLSGAVRVRFGGVWWRVERDGARAEASGARRLPLEKGARRLHFWYEPGRVVLRVDGRRRERRVAMDRDARPIILDSFGEKPRWLLRGMRQRVIEPCRQRDYLLDWNPEQGPPDAWAAGRVLELWNQRGVWGGDMGYSGWCEPEPGRFFCATHVVEPGEGYRRGFSSKVVGIHFNEDDFA; this is translated from the coding sequence ATGCGCAGCCTGCACGGTCGCAGCGACCGCCGCGTGGTCATCGACGACCGGCCCGGCCACTACCTGAGCTTTCCCGACGTGCTCGCCTTGAAGGACGGGTTGCTTCTCTGCGTCTATCGCGAGACCGAGGGGCACCATACTCCGCGCCGCCAGCGGCTGCTGCTGCGCGAGAGCCCGGACGGCGGGCGGAGCTGGGGGGAGGCGCGCATTCTCCATCCCCGCGCGGCCCACTGCCCTCGTATCGCCCGGCTGGACGCGTGCGAGCTGGCCGTCATCAACGAAGCGGGGCGTTGCCTGCACCTTTCCCTGGACGAGGGGCGTACCTGGGCCACCCAGGAGGCGGGAGGCCTGGCCCACGACATGCTGGACCGGCCCATGGCCCTGGACGGCGAGCGAGTCCTCACCTGCGGCCACACCCACCGGGGGCAAGCTGCCCAGCCGCGCATCGCCCAGGCCCCGGCCGAACAAATGGCCTACCTCAGCTATAACAGGGGGCGCTCCTTCCAGCCCCTGTCCGTGCTCAACCACGACCCCTGCCTGGTGCTCTGCGAGGCATCGCTCACCCGCCTGCCGGACGGACGCATCCTGGCCCTGCTGCGGGAGAACTCCGGGGTCTACGAGCCCATGTATTTCGTTGTCAGCGAGGACGAGGGGCACACCTGGTCCGATCCCCGGCCCACCCCGCTCATCGGCCACCGGCCCACGGTGGGCCTTACCGCCTCGGGCAAGCTGCTCGTCACCTACCGCGACGTGGGGCCGGAGCCGGGTGTGGCCGCCTGGCTGGGCGACCTCTCCGAGTTGGGGGAGTTCGCGGTGCACGGAGCGGCCGGAGGGGAGTGCGCTGTGATTGGCGATGCTCTGGAGTGCGGCGCGGGCGCGCGATACGCCCTGCGCCCCTTGACCGACCCAGCCTCGGCCCGGGCTGAGCTGGAGTTGGACGCGGAGGTCCTTTCCGGCGCGGTGCGGGTTCGCTTCGGCGGAGTGTGGTGGCGCGTGGAGCGGGACGGCGCGCGGGCCGAGGCCTCCGGTGCGCGGCGTCTGCCTCTGGAGAAAGGCGCGCGGCGGCTACATTTCTGGTATGAGCCGGGGCGGGTCGTGCTGCGTGTGGACGGCCGCCGTAGGGAGCGGCGCGTGGCCATGGACCGTGATGCCAGGCCGATCATTCTGGATTCCTTCGGGGAGAAGCCGCGCTGGTTGCTGCGCGGCATGCGCCAGCGGGTCATCGAGCCGTGCCGTCAGCGAGATTACTTGCTGGACTGGAACCCGGAGCAGGGACCGCCGGACGCCTGGGCCGCCGGACGGGTGCTGGAGCTGTGGAACCAGCGCGGCGTGTGGGGCGGCGACATGGGCTATTCCGGATGGTGCGAGCCCGAGCCGGGCCGCTTTTTCTGCGCCACCCACGTGGTCGAGCCGGGCGAGGGGTACAGGCGCGGCTTTTCGTCCAAGGTGGTGGGAATCCATTTCAACGAGGACGACTTCGCCTGA
- a CDS encoding EAL and HDOD domain-containing protein, translating to MIQQPSETAYTPTFFARQPIFTRSSEVWGYEFFYRDRRDAETANISDSHLATLEVAASAFIHPDTGRQQTKFGLITFDERSILEDLPLALPSGMAVIKFAEPDSLSRQLLGALRRLKEEGYRLAVDNFTAEQQYGDLYKLADVLVVDALENDDFDLKRLLAGARRYDADVLAKRVEDRQRYHAVSSMGFDLFGGFFFQKPEIVPGRKLSSNEASRLSLFRILERSEPDFDELARMVETDVSISYRLLSYLNSAAFSFTRKISSIKQAVVILGWNKVRNWLRLIILTDLVPEGKTHEIPYLSAIRGKFLERVALGQGMPEATANEIFLLGLFSLLEPMLDAPMDRILKNVPLDDSIKAALCGDENEHALWLELAACFEKGDWDRLDTLMRELRLEPLEVARDYYESLVWANSFFGFKRRDEAGAAEEKAEE from the coding sequence ATGATTCAGCAACCGAGCGAGACAGCATACACCCCGACATTTTTCGCCCGGCAACCAATTTTCACCCGCTCGTCCGAGGTATGGGGATACGAATTCTTCTACCGCGACCGGCGGGACGCCGAGACCGCCAACATTTCCGACAGCCACTTGGCCACTCTGGAAGTGGCCGCCTCGGCCTTCATCCATCCCGACACGGGCAGGCAGCAGACCAAGTTCGGCCTGATCACCTTCGACGAGCGCTCCATCCTCGAGGACCTGCCGCTGGCCCTGCCCTCGGGCATGGCGGTCATCAAATTCGCCGAGCCGGACAGCCTCTCCCGCCAGTTGCTGGGCGCCCTGCGCCGCCTCAAGGAGGAAGGCTACCGGCTGGCCGTGGACAACTTTACGGCCGAGCAGCAGTACGGCGACCTCTACAAGCTGGCTGACGTGCTGGTGGTGGACGCCCTGGAAAACGACGACTTCGACCTCAAGCGGCTGCTGGCCGGCGCGCGCCGGTACGACGCGGATGTGCTGGCCAAACGCGTGGAGGACCGCCAGCGCTACCACGCCGTGTCGTCCATGGGCTTCGACCTCTTCGGCGGCTTTTTCTTCCAGAAGCCGGAGATCGTGCCCGGCCGCAAGCTGTCCTCCAACGAGGCCTCCCGGCTGAGCCTCTTCCGCATCCTGGAGCGAAGCGAACCGGATTTCGACGAGTTGGCCAGGATGGTGGAGACCGACGTCTCCATAAGTTACCGTCTGCTCTCCTACCTCAACTCCGCAGCCTTCTCCTTTACCCGGAAAATATCCTCCATCAAGCAGGCGGTGGTCATCCTGGGGTGGAACAAGGTCCGCAACTGGCTGCGCCTCATCATCCTCACCGACCTCGTGCCCGAGGGCAAGACGCATGAAATTCCCTACCTTTCGGCCATCCGGGGCAAATTCCTGGAACGGGTGGCTTTGGGGCAAGGCATGCCGGAGGCTACGGCCAACGAGATTTTTCTACTGGGCCTGTTCTCGCTGCTCGAGCCCATGCTGGACGCGCCCATGGATCGGATTCTCAAAAACGTCCCCCTGGATGACTCCATCAAGGCCGCCCTGTGTGGCGACGAGAACGAACACGCCCTGTGGCTGGAATTGGCCGCCTGCTTCGAAAAGGGGGATTGGGACCGTCTGGACACCCTCATGCGCGAGCTGCGGCTGGAACCGCTGGAGGTTGCCCGCGACTACTATGAGTCCCTTGTCTGGGCCAACTCCTTTTTCGGTTTCAAGCGCCGGGACGAAGCGGGCGCGGCGGAGGAAAAAGCGGAGGAGTGA
- a CDS encoding DEAD/DEAH box helicase: MRLRNAYTHSGTRHPRGSVRPRCAGPGPDRHRQDRRLRPAHPAAPPGCRRRQTRPARTLILAPTRELAQQIHDNFVELGKQTGIRCAAVFGGVGFGPQIKAFRQATVVVACPGRLLDLLNQGVVELDKVDTLVLDEADRMMDMGFMPDIKRIMGRLPKKRQNLLFSATMPKDIRALADSILNDPATVQVAHSAPVKSVSHAFYPVAQHLKGNLLEALLDETEHESVLIFTRTKHKAKNLAKKLSSKGREATFLQGNMTQNQRKKALDGFRCGRFRIMVATDIAARGIDCDRISHVINFDVPDTAETYTHRIGRTGRAGRTGQALSLVTRDDQRLMSDIQRVVNKRIDRCHVDGFDYDKPKPAQQPGERRFDDRDGRPGNKGGRPGHKGGRPGGQAKRQQQKGRGRQART, translated from the coding sequence TTGCGGCTTCGAAACGCCTACACCCATTCAGGAACGCGCCATCCCCGAGGTTCTGTCCGGCCGCGATGTGCTGGGCCTGGCCCAGACCGGCACCGGCAAGACCGCCGCCTTCGCCCTGCCCATCCTGCAGCGCCTCCTGGATGCCGACGCCGCCAAACGCGGCCCGCGCGCACCCTCATTCTGGCCCCCACCCGGGAACTGGCCCAGCAGATCCACGACAACTTCGTGGAGCTCGGCAAGCAGACCGGCATCCGCTGCGCCGCCGTGTTCGGGGGCGTTGGCTTCGGCCCGCAAATCAAGGCTTTCCGCCAGGCCACAGTGGTGGTTGCCTGCCCCGGCCGCCTGCTGGACCTGCTCAACCAGGGCGTTGTCGAACTGGACAAGGTGGACACCCTGGTGCTGGACGAGGCCGACCGCATGATGGACATGGGCTTCATGCCCGATATCAAGCGCATCATGGGCCGGTTGCCCAAAAAGCGGCAAAACCTGCTCTTCTCGGCCACCATGCCCAAAGACATCCGCGCCCTGGCCGACTCCATCCTCAACGACCCCGCCACGGTGCAGGTGGCCCACTCCGCGCCGGTCAAAAGCGTCAGCCACGCCTTCTACCCCGTGGCCCAGCACCTCAAGGGCAACCTGCTTGAAGCCCTGCTGGACGAGACCGAGCACGAGTCCGTGCTCATCTTCACCCGCACCAAGCACAAAGCCAAGAACCTGGCCAAGAAGCTCAGCAGCAAAGGCCGCGAGGCCACCTTCCTGCAGGGCAACATGACCCAGAATCAGCGCAAGAAGGCGCTGGACGGCTTCCGCTGCGGTCGGTTCCGGATCATGGTGGCTACCGACATCGCCGCGCGCGGCATCGACTGCGACCGCATCAGCCACGTCATCAACTTCGACGTGCCCGACACCGCCGAGACCTACACCCACCGCATCGGGCGCACCGGCCGCGCCGGCCGCACCGGCCAAGCCCTCAGCCTGGTCACGCGCGACGACCAGCGGCTGATGAGCGATATCCAGCGGGTGGTGAACAAGCGCATCGACCGCTGCCACGTGGACGGCTTCGACTATGACAAGCCCAAGCCCGCGCAGCAGCCGGGTGAGCGCCGCTTCGACGACCGCGACGGACGCCCCGGCAACAAGGGCGGGCGTCCCGGACACAAGGGCGGACGACCCGGCGGCCAGGCCAAACGCCAGCAGCAGAAGGGACGCGGCCGGCAGGCCCGCACCTAG